The following proteins are encoded in a genomic region of Vibrio spartinae:
- the barA gene encoding two-component sensor histidine kinase BarA — MTTKYGLRTRVITLTLAPTLIIGLLLSAFFSYNRYHDLESQVIHAGSNIIEPLAIASEEGLEKHSRESIRRIISYAHRKNSQFVRSIAVFDKHHELFVTSNFHPDFESLTYPKDKPIPILGSSEMKDNNTLILRTPILAESRLIDGRANAETLPVLGYIVIELDLSSLRLQQYQEIFSAILVLILGLALSGAFAFRLLHDVTRPITHMKNMLDRIRRGHLDVRIEGEMHGELDELKKGINAMAVSLSEYHVEMQHSIDQATSDLRETLEQLEIQNVELDIAKKRAQEAARVKSEFLANMSHELRTPLNGVIGFTRQILKTQLTNSQKDYLQTIGRSANNLLTIINDILDFSKLEAGKLALENVPFELQENLEEVVDLLATSAHEKGLEINLKVDQKIPVGLVGDPLRIQQVITNLVGNSIKFTERGNIDISVELRSVRDDLVELQFMVRDTGIGISERQQAQLFQAFSQADASISRRYGGTGLGLVITQKLVSQMGGEISLTSRLHRGSTFWFTIRLHPTDIMMGEWYTQKQLAGKEVLLIESHMQSASILQQTLTQSGLRVNYMTTFPDNPPQSDYVILNFSPTQKLVSEEAEALVKRAVACSEHVLIGIPSTELALADNLMTHYPIKCLTKPLARKKLLQLMLDIHPELSAFQEETTLSTSIEKMPLTVMAVDDNPANLKLITALLQERVGTVISCTNGEEAVEIATRQEFDIIFMDIQMPKMDGVTACQEIKKLPLNTTTPVIAVTAHAMVGERDRLLNEGMDDYLTKPIDEHVLQQVLVHWNPQPQRPQQDASPVVDSQSTDVDVTQPTSSVIDWHMALKQAANKEDLAKDMLTMLVDSIPEVHQLIELSLNDESDREALLHHIHKLHGSCSYSGVPRLRKICATLEQSLRSGKAIKDLEPELFELQDEMAKVAEAAQRLMT, encoded by the coding sequence ATGACCACCAAATATGGCTTGCGCACTCGCGTCATCACACTCACTCTGGCACCGACGCTCATCATCGGCCTGCTGTTAAGTGCATTTTTTTCTTATAACCGTTATCACGATCTTGAGTCTCAGGTTATTCATGCAGGCTCAAATATCATCGAGCCGCTGGCTATCGCCAGTGAAGAAGGGTTGGAAAAGCATAGTCGGGAATCGATCAGGCGAATCATCAGTTATGCGCACCGTAAAAATTCTCAGTTTGTCCGGAGTATCGCTGTTTTCGACAAGCACCATGAACTATTCGTCACGTCTAACTTCCATCCTGATTTCGAATCACTGACTTATCCGAAAGACAAGCCCATTCCAATTTTGGGCAGCTCAGAAATGAAGGATAACAATACTTTAATTCTTCGCACTCCGATTCTGGCGGAAAGTCGGCTGATTGACGGTAGAGCCAATGCCGAGACCTTACCGGTCCTTGGCTACATTGTCATTGAGCTCGACCTTTCATCACTGAGGCTCCAACAGTATCAGGAAATTTTTTCCGCGATTTTAGTCTTGATTCTGGGCTTGGCACTTTCCGGTGCTTTCGCATTTCGTTTACTCCATGATGTCACCCGACCGATTACCCATATGAAAAATATGTTGGACCGGATTCGACGAGGACATCTGGATGTTCGTATTGAGGGAGAAATGCATGGCGAACTGGATGAACTGAAAAAAGGGATCAATGCAATGGCGGTCTCTCTGTCGGAGTACCATGTCGAGATGCAGCATAGTATTGATCAAGCGACCTCTGACCTACGAGAGACACTCGAACAGCTTGAAATCCAAAACGTTGAGCTGGATATCGCTAAAAAACGGGCTCAGGAAGCCGCCCGCGTAAAATCTGAGTTTCTGGCCAATATGTCTCACGAGTTAAGAACACCATTGAATGGTGTGATTGGTTTTACCCGACAAATTCTGAAAACACAACTCACCAATAGCCAGAAAGATTACCTGCAAACGATTGGACGTTCAGCGAATAACCTCTTGACGATTATTAATGACATTTTGGACTTCTCCAAACTGGAAGCCGGCAAACTGGCGCTCGAAAATGTTCCGTTTGAATTGCAAGAAAATCTCGAAGAGGTCGTCGATCTGCTGGCAACCAGCGCGCATGAAAAAGGGCTGGAAATCAATCTAAAAGTTGATCAGAAAATTCCGGTCGGTCTGGTCGGTGATCCCCTGAGAATCCAGCAAGTGATCACCAACCTTGTCGGTAACTCCATTAAGTTTACGGAACGAGGGAATATCGATATCAGTGTCGAGCTTCGGTCGGTCCGGGATGATTTGGTTGAGCTTCAGTTTATGGTCAGGGATACAGGAATTGGTATTTCCGAACGACAACAAGCACAGTTATTCCAGGCATTTAGTCAGGCAGATGCCAGTATTTCCCGCCGTTATGGCGGCACAGGGCTTGGATTGGTTATCACCCAAAAACTGGTCAGTCAAATGGGTGGAGAAATTAGTCTGACCAGCCGTTTGCACCGCGGTTCGACCTTCTGGTTCACCATTCGCCTCCATCCGACCGATATTATGATGGGTGAGTGGTACACTCAAAAACAACTGGCGGGTAAAGAAGTTCTGTTGATCGAGTCACACATGCAGTCTGCTTCTATCTTACAGCAAACCCTGACGCAATCTGGCTTACGTGTTAATTATATGACCACTTTCCCGGACAATCCGCCTCAGTCAGACTACGTGATTCTCAATTTCTCACCGACTCAGAAATTAGTATCAGAAGAAGCGGAAGCGCTGGTGAAACGAGCGGTAGCATGTTCTGAACATGTTTTAATCGGGATCCCGAGCACCGAACTGGCACTGGCTGATAACCTGATGACGCACTATCCGATCAAGTGCCTAACCAAACCACTCGCACGTAAAAAACTGTTACAGCTCATGCTGGATATTCATCCTGAGTTGTCTGCTTTTCAGGAAGAAACCACGCTTTCGACTTCGATTGAGAAGATGCCGTTAACGGTCATGGCTGTCGATGACAACCCCGCAAACCTGAAGTTGATCACTGCACTATTACAGGAAAGGGTGGGTACGGTGATTAGCTGTACCAACGGAGAAGAAGCAGTCGAGATCGCCACTCGCCAGGAGTTTGACATTATCTTCATGGATATTCAGATGCCCAAAATGGATGGGGTCACCGCCTGTCAGGAGATCAAGAAATTACCGCTCAATACAACCACGCCGGTCATTGCTGTCACCGCCCATGCGATGGTGGGAGAACGGGATCGTTTACTCAATGAAGGCATGGACGATTATCTGACTAAACCGATAGATGAACATGTGTTGCAACAGGTTTTGGTGCATTGGAATCCTCAGCCACAACGGCCGCAACAAGATGCCTCGCCAGTCGTTGATTCGCAATCGACTGATGTTGATGTCACACAGCCAACATCATCCGTGATTGACTGGCATATGGCTTTAAAACAAGCTGCGAATAAAGAAGATTTAGCCAAAGATATGCTGACGATGTTGGTTGACTCTATCCCAGAAGTCCATCAGCTCATTGAATTGTCTTTGAATGATGAATCCGATCGGGAAGCATTACTTCATCATATCCATAAGCTCCATGGCAGCTGTTCCTATAGCGGTGTCCCCAGATTAAGAAAAATCTGTGCCACGCTGGAACAATCACTGCGTTCAGGCAAAGCCATCAAAGACCTTGAGCCTGAACTATTTGAATTGCAAGATGAGATGGCAAAAGTTGCTGAAGCGGCGCAACGCTTAATGACCTGA
- the rlmD gene encoding 23S rRNA (uracil(1939)-C(5))-methyltransferase RlmD, with the protein MARFFQPKKQSTINKKHQLVQVARMDHHGEGIAYLEGKPVFIEGALPTEQVLIQLTENKSKYARAKLIQVKQESAERTKPFCPHYHRCGGCNLQHLSHREQVRYKQESLSQLLNKFAGLSVPLSPVVSDVDLGYRRRARFSLKWDSQSKRLAFGFRQKNSNHIVDIEHCAVLAPTLESLIPQLRALFESMSQPEKLGHLELIAADNGTVMLLRTIGPLTDSDQADIVTFAQQRHVSLYMMAEAGNPRLLNGHEPVYRDTGIEISFQPHHFIQINRHINQKMVHQALAWLALSEEDRVLDLFCGVGNFSLPIAQQVKSLVGVEGIEEMVVQARNNAALNQIVNAAFYQANLEKTLIDVEWAQAKFDKVLLDPARAGAKGVIELLSDFGAQRVVYVSCDPATLARDSQQLLQQGYQLEKVGMLDMFPHTSHLESMALFIKM; encoded by the coding sequence ATGGCTCGTTTTTTCCAACCTAAAAAACAATCTACGATCAATAAAAAGCATCAGTTGGTTCAGGTGGCTCGCATGGATCACCATGGTGAGGGCATTGCTTATCTGGAAGGGAAGCCGGTTTTTATCGAAGGTGCTTTGCCGACAGAACAAGTCCTGATTCAACTGACAGAGAATAAAAGTAAGTATGCCCGGGCGAAACTGATCCAAGTTAAACAGGAGAGTGCCGAACGAACCAAACCGTTCTGCCCGCATTATCATCGTTGTGGTGGTTGTAACCTGCAACACCTGAGCCATCGGGAACAAGTGAGATACAAGCAAGAGTCGCTATCACAGTTGCTGAATAAATTTGCCGGATTATCCGTGCCACTCTCTCCGGTTGTTTCTGACGTGGATTTGGGGTATCGACGTCGGGCTCGTTTCAGTTTGAAGTGGGACAGTCAATCGAAACGTCTGGCATTCGGTTTTCGTCAGAAAAATAGTAACCATATTGTCGATATTGAACATTGTGCGGTATTAGCGCCGACGCTAGAGTCACTGATTCCGCAACTCAGAGCGTTATTTGAGTCGATGTCGCAGCCAGAAAAGCTCGGGCATCTGGAATTGATTGCTGCTGATAACGGGACAGTGATGCTGTTGCGTACTATTGGTCCGCTGACTGATTCGGATCAGGCTGATATCGTTACTTTTGCGCAGCAACGGCATGTTTCACTCTATATGATGGCCGAAGCCGGGAACCCTCGTTTACTGAATGGGCATGAACCTGTTTATCGCGATACAGGGATTGAAATTTCTTTCCAGCCCCACCATTTCATACAGATAAACCGACACATCAATCAGAAAATGGTACATCAGGCGCTTGCTTGGCTGGCACTCAGTGAGGAAGATCGTGTGCTAGATTTATTCTGTGGTGTTGGTAATTTTAGCTTGCCGATCGCGCAACAAGTGAAGTCACTTGTCGGGGTTGAAGGGATTGAAGAAATGGTTGTTCAAGCGCGTAACAATGCTGCGCTCAACCAGATTGTCAATGCTGCTTTTTATCAGGCGAATCTTGAGAAAACGTTGATCGACGTCGAGTGGGCACAGGCGAAATTTGATAAGGTATTGCTCGACCCGGCCAGAGCCGGTGCGAAAGGTGTCATTGAGTTGCTGTCTGATTTCGGGGCTCAGCGTGTGGTTTATGTGTCCTGTGATCCCGCGACACTGGCCAGAGATAGTCAGCAGTTGTTACAGCAAGGATATCAGTTAGAGAAAGTGGGGATGCTGGATATGTTTCCTCACACAAGTCATCTCGAATCGATGGCTTTGTTTATCAAAATGTAA
- the relA gene encoding GTP diphosphokinase: MVAVRSAHLNSDEQFEPDKWIASIVRDPKLAERLKQVYRQMENLVVDHPAGPLLLWRGREMIEILVTLSMDQETLVAALLFPIVSGGLLDAEILQERYGKDIIKLIDGVEEMAAIGQLNVTMQGSEASTQVDNVRRMLLAMVDDFRCVVIKLAERICNLREVKDQPDEIKRQAAKECANIYSPLANRLGIGQLKWEMEDYAFRYQQPDTYKQIAKQLSERRIVRERYIQEFVEDLREEMHLSNIHAEVSGRPKHIYSIWRKMQKKSLAFDELFDVRAVRIIAEKLQDCYAALGVVHTKYKHLPSEFDDYVANPKPNGYQSIHTVILGPEGKTIEIQIRTRQMHEESELGVAAHWKYKEGSSAGHRGYDEKITWLRKLLDWQEEMSDSGEMLDELRSQVFDDRVYAFTPKGDVVDLPMGATSLDFAYHIHSEVGHRCIGAKVAGRIVPFTHKLTMGDQVEIITAKEPNPSRDWLNPALGFVHSGRARAKINAWFRKQSREKNLEAGREILETELAKIGATLKDASVYALKRFNVNSPDELYVGIGSGDLRINQIVNHINALVNKPTAEEEDQLVLEKLQEKELKTATPAPSKDAVVVEGVDNLMTHLARCCRPIPGDEIKGYITQGRGISVHRSDCEQLEELSHHAPERIIDTVWGRGLLGSYVLTVRVEAMERGGLLKDITTLLANEKIKVTSMKSRTDHKRQLVYMDFDLELTSVEVLTRVCQRIDQTKDVLSVKRLG, from the coding sequence ATGGTTGCGGTAAGAAGCGCACATCTGAACTCAGACGAACAATTTGAACCCGATAAGTGGATCGCCAGTATTGTGCGAGACCCAAAACTCGCGGAGCGACTGAAACAGGTCTATCGACAGATGGAAAACTTAGTGGTCGATCATCCGGCCGGGCCACTGTTGCTGTGGCGTGGGCGTGAGATGATCGAAATACTGGTGACGTTATCGATGGATCAGGAAACGTTAGTCGCAGCGTTGTTGTTTCCGATTGTATCTGGCGGATTGCTCGATGCTGAAATTTTACAAGAACGCTATGGCAAGGACATTATCAAGTTGATTGATGGTGTTGAGGAAATGGCTGCTATCGGGCAATTGAATGTCACGATGCAAGGCAGTGAAGCCTCAACGCAAGTGGATAATGTCCGGCGGATGCTACTGGCGATGGTGGATGATTTCCGTTGCGTCGTGATTAAGCTCGCGGAACGAATTTGTAATCTCCGTGAAGTGAAAGATCAACCTGACGAAATCAAACGTCAGGCGGCAAAAGAGTGTGCCAATATCTATTCGCCTTTAGCCAACCGTCTGGGAATCGGTCAGTTGAAATGGGAAATGGAAGACTATGCATTTCGCTATCAACAGCCGGATACCTATAAACAGATTGCCAAGCAGTTGTCTGAACGGCGGATTGTTCGTGAAAGATATATTCAGGAGTTTGTTGAAGATCTGCGTGAAGAAATGCATCTGTCAAACATTCATGCCGAAGTCAGCGGACGTCCGAAACATATTTATAGTATCTGGCGCAAAATGCAGAAGAAGAGCCTGGCATTCGATGAGTTATTCGATGTTCGGGCGGTTCGGATTATCGCCGAGAAACTTCAGGATTGTTATGCGGCTCTTGGGGTGGTTCATACCAAGTATAAGCATTTACCCAGTGAGTTTGATGATTATGTTGCCAACCCGAAACCCAATGGATATCAATCGATTCATACGGTAATTCTTGGCCCTGAAGGGAAAACGATTGAAATTCAGATTCGAACTCGCCAGATGCATGAAGAGTCAGAACTGGGGGTTGCTGCCCACTGGAAATATAAAGAAGGCAGCTCTGCGGGACATCGTGGCTATGATGAGAAGATTACATGGTTGCGCAAGCTGCTTGACTGGCAAGAAGAAATGTCTGATTCCGGTGAAATGCTGGATGAGTTGCGCAGTCAGGTATTTGATGACCGTGTGTACGCCTTTACACCCAAAGGGGATGTCGTGGATTTACCGATGGGGGCAACGTCGCTGGATTTTGCTTACCATATTCATTCAGAAGTGGGACATCGCTGTATTGGTGCGAAGGTTGCAGGACGAATCGTTCCGTTTACCCATAAACTGACGATGGGGGATCAGGTTGAAATTATCACAGCCAAAGAGCCGAACCCATCGCGAGACTGGCTCAATCCGGCATTGGGATTTGTCCATTCCGGACGGGCCCGGGCGAAGATTAACGCTTGGTTTAGAAAGCAAAGCCGAGAGAAGAACCTCGAGGCTGGGCGGGAAATTCTGGAAACAGAACTGGCAAAAATTGGTGCAACACTGAAAGATGCCAGTGTATATGCGCTGAAACGATTTAACGTCAATTCACCCGATGAATTATATGTCGGGATCGGCAGTGGTGATTTGCGGATCAATCAGATCGTCAATCACATTAATGCCTTGGTCAATAAGCCGACTGCGGAAGAAGAAGATCAGCTGGTTCTTGAAAAGTTACAGGAGAAGGAGCTGAAGACGGCAACCCCGGCACCGAGTAAAGATGCCGTTGTTGTTGAAGGCGTCGATAATTTAATGACGCACTTGGCGCGTTGTTGTCGCCCGATTCCCGGGGATGAGATTAAAGGCTACATTACTCAGGGACGGGGGATTTCTGTCCACCGGAGCGACTGTGAACAGCTGGAAGAGTTAAGTCATCATGCGCCGGAGCGGATTATTGATACCGTTTGGGGACGTGGACTGCTTGGTTCTTACGTGTTGACCGTGCGGGTTGAAGCGATGGAGCGGGGCGGATTGTTAAAGGATATTACGACGCTGTTGGCGAATGAGAAAATTAAAGTGACCAGTATGAAGAGCCGAACCGATCATAAACGTCAGCTTGTCTATATGGATTTTGATTTGGAACTGACCAGTGTTGAAGTGCTTACACGAGTCTGTCAACGCATCGATCAGACGAAAGATGTCCTGTCAGTCAAACGGCTGGGATAA
- the mazG gene encoding nucleoside triphosphate pyrophosphohydrolase, protein MSHPIEQLKQIMAQLRDPESGCPWDQKQTFDSIVPHTVEETYEVIDAIHARDFENLQEELGDFVFQAIFYSQLAQEQGLFDFDDVIRSVNEKLIRRHPHVFSDQVFDNEAAIRANWEKIKSAEKSSAGRQEQSILDGVPKSLPALSRAYKLQAKCAKHGFDWDTLTPVVDKVREELDEVIEEVRCSPQDPAAIEDELGDLLFAVVNLTRHLQQHPESALTRANQKFSRRFQGVEALAKQEGRSLDDYTLSELDRFWEQVKLQEKNQGSD, encoded by the coding sequence ATGTCTCATCCAATTGAACAGTTAAAGCAGATCATGGCACAACTCAGAGATCCTGAGTCCGGCTGTCCATGGGACCAAAAGCAGACGTTTGACAGTATTGTTCCTCATACCGTGGAAGAGACGTATGAAGTGATCGATGCCATTCATGCCCGGGACTTTGAAAATCTGCAAGAAGAATTAGGTGATTTTGTTTTCCAAGCCATTTTTTATAGTCAGTTGGCTCAAGAACAAGGGTTATTCGATTTTGATGATGTGATTCGAAGTGTCAATGAGAAACTGATCCGTCGTCATCCACATGTTTTTTCTGATCAGGTTTTTGACAATGAAGCGGCCATTCGGGCTAACTGGGAAAAAATTAAATCAGCAGAAAAATCCAGCGCAGGTCGGCAAGAGCAAAGCATTTTGGATGGGGTGCCTAAATCGCTTCCTGCATTAAGCCGGGCTTATAAATTACAAGCAAAGTGTGCCAAGCATGGGTTTGACTGGGATACTTTGACGCCTGTTGTGGACAAAGTTCGGGAAGAGCTGGATGAAGTGATTGAAGAGGTGCGTTGCTCACCGCAGGATCCTGCTGCTATCGAAGATGAGTTGGGCGATCTGCTATTTGCGGTCGTGAACCTGACTCGACATTTGCAGCAGCATCCTGAGTCTGCGCTTACGCGAGCAAATCAGAAATTTTCCAGACGCTTTCAAGGCGTCGAGGCGCTGGCTAAGCAGGAAGGTCGATCCCTCGATGACTATACACTCAGTGAATTAGATCGTTTCTGGGAACAGGTGAAGCTCCAAGAGAAAAATCAGGGTTCAGATTGA
- a CDS encoding CTP synthase, which produces MTTKYIFVTGGVVSSLGKGIAAASLAAILEARGLKVTLMKLDPYINVDPGTMSPTQHGEVFVTEDGAETDLDLGHYERFIRTKMTKRNNFTAGRVYADVLRKERRGDYLGATIQVIPHITNSIKDRVIAGAEGHEVAIVEIGGTVGDIESLPFIEAIRQLAVDIGRENAMFMHLTLVPYLAAAGEVKTKPTQHSVKELLSIGIQPDILICRSDRIIPANERKKIALFCNVAEKAVISMKDVDSIYKIPQLIKSQGLDDLVCSRFGIQAPEADLSEWEQVIYEEANPTGEVVIGMVGKYIELPDAYKSVNEALKHAGLKNRLSVQIKYIDSQDLENKGVELLEGLDAILVPGGFGDRGIEGKILAAQYARENKIPYLGICLGMQVALIEYSRHVVGMEGAHSTEFNRATQYPVVGLITEWTDSEGQVEERSEKSDLGGTMRLGAQLCHLEEGSKVHALYGSKTIYERHRHRYEVNNVLRPQIEAAGLKVSGLSADKKLVEVIENPDHPWFVASQYHPEFTSTPRDGHPLFSGFVKAAGEYQRRTIEK; this is translated from the coding sequence ATGACGACAAAGTATATTTTTGTGACTGGCGGGGTCGTATCCTCTCTAGGTAAAGGCATTGCAGCAGCATCTCTTGCAGCGATTTTAGAAGCACGTGGTCTGAAAGTGACCCTCATGAAGCTTGATCCATACATTAACGTGGATCCTGGTACCATGAGCCCGACTCAGCACGGTGAAGTTTTCGTCACTGAAGATGGTGCGGAAACCGATCTGGATTTGGGGCATTACGAGCGCTTTATCCGGACCAAGATGACCAAACGGAACAATTTTACCGCTGGTCGTGTGTATGCGGATGTTTTACGGAAAGAACGTCGTGGTGATTACCTCGGTGCAACGATTCAGGTCATTCCTCATATTACCAATTCGATTAAAGACCGTGTGATTGCCGGTGCTGAAGGGCACGAAGTCGCCATCGTTGAAATTGGCGGTACGGTGGGAGATATCGAGTCGCTACCGTTTATCGAAGCCATTCGTCAGCTTGCTGTAGACATTGGTCGTGAAAATGCAATGTTTATGCATTTAACCTTAGTCCCTTATCTGGCCGCTGCTGGAGAAGTGAAGACAAAACCGACCCAGCATTCCGTGAAAGAGTTACTTTCTATCGGTATTCAGCCAGATATCTTGATCTGTCGTTCTGATCGCATCATTCCCGCCAATGAGCGGAAAAAAATTGCGCTGTTCTGTAATGTGGCTGAAAAAGCCGTCATTTCAATGAAAGACGTTGATTCCATTTATAAAATTCCTCAGCTGATTAAGTCGCAGGGACTGGACGATTTAGTGTGCTCTCGCTTCGGGATTCAAGCCCCGGAAGCTGACCTGTCTGAATGGGAACAGGTGATTTATGAAGAAGCCAACCCGACCGGTGAAGTTGTCATTGGCATGGTGGGTAAATATATCGAGTTGCCTGATGCATATAAATCAGTCAACGAAGCTTTAAAACATGCGGGTCTGAAAAACCGTTTGAGTGTTCAGATCAAGTATATTGATTCTCAGGATCTGGAGAATAAAGGCGTTGAACTGCTGGAAGGGCTGGATGCAATTCTGGTGCCGGGCGGATTTGGCGATCGCGGCATCGAAGGAAAGATCTTAGCCGCTCAATATGCGCGTGAAAATAAGATCCCTTATCTGGGCATTTGTCTGGGAATGCAGGTTGCCTTAATTGAATATTCGCGTCACGTTGTGGGTATGGAAGGGGCACATTCAACCGAGTTTAATCGAGCCACGCAATATCCGGTTGTGGGTTTGATTACGGAGTGGACCGATTCTGAAGGTCAAGTTGAAGAGCGTTCTGAGAAATCAGATTTGGGTGGAACAATGCGCTTAGGTGCGCAGTTGTGCCATCTTGAAGAAGGCAGTAAAGTTCATGCACTATATGGCAGCAAAACCATTTATGAACGTCACCGTCATCGTTATGAAGTGAATAACGTGCTGCGTCCTCAAATTGAAGCTGCGGGACTGAAAGTTTCTGGTTTATCTGCGGATAAAAAACTGGTTGAGGTAATTGAGAATCCGGATCACCCATGGTTTGTGGCTTCTCAGTACCATCCTGAGTTTACTTCAACACCTCGCGATGGACACCCGCTGTTTTCTGGGTTTGTAAAAGCCGCTGGTGAGTATCAGCGTCGCACTATTGAGAAATAA
- the eno gene encoding phosphopyruvate hydratase, giving the protein MSKIVKILGREIIDSRGNPTVEAEVHLEGGFVGMAAAPSGASTGSREALELRDGDKSRFLGKGVLKAVEAVNGPIAEALIGKDAKDQAAIDQVMIDLDGTENKSKFGANAVLAVSLANAKAAAAAKGMPLYEHIAELNGTPGVFSMPLPMMNIINGGEHADNNVDIQEFMIQPIGASTLKEALRIGAEVFHNLAKVLKAKGLNTAVGDEGGFAPNLESNAAALAAIKEAVEAAGYVLGKDVTLAMDCAASEFYENGVYNMKGEGKTFSSEEFSKYLESLVAEYPIVSIEDGLDESDWDGFKFQTELMGDKIQLVGDDLFVTNTKILKEGIEKGVANSILIKFNQIGSLTETLAAIKMAKDAGYTAVISHRSGETEDATIADLAVGTAAGQIKTGSMSRSDRVAKYNQLIRIEEALGERAPFNGLKEVKGQA; this is encoded by the coding sequence ATGTCTAAGATCGTTAAAATTCTAGGTCGTGAAATCATCGACTCTCGCGGAAACCCAACTGTAGAAGCTGAAGTTCACCTAGAAGGTGGTTTCGTCGGTATGGCTGCTGCGCCATCTGGTGCATCTACTGGTTCTCGTGAAGCGCTTGAGCTTCGTGATGGCGACAAGTCTCGTTTCCTGGGTAAAGGGGTACTGAAAGCTGTGGAAGCAGTTAATGGCCCAATTGCTGAAGCGCTGATTGGTAAAGATGCGAAAGATCAGGCTGCTATCGATCAGGTCATGATTGACTTGGATGGTACTGAAAACAAATCTAAGTTCGGTGCGAATGCGGTTCTGGCTGTTTCTTTGGCAAACGCAAAAGCTGCCGCTGCAGCAAAAGGAATGCCGTTATATGAGCACATCGCTGAATTGAACGGTACTCCTGGCGTATTCTCTATGCCATTGCCAATGATGAACATCATCAATGGTGGTGAGCACGCAGATAACAACGTTGATATTCAAGAATTCATGATTCAACCGATTGGTGCAAGCACACTGAAAGAAGCACTACGTATCGGTGCAGAAGTTTTCCATAACCTAGCGAAAGTTCTGAAAGCAAAAGGTTTGAATACTGCTGTTGGTGATGAAGGTGGTTTTGCGCCTAACCTTGAATCGAACGCTGCTGCGCTTGCTGCAATTAAAGAAGCGGTTGAAGCTGCAGGTTATGTGCTGGGTAAAGATGTTACACTGGCGATGGACTGTGCTGCTTCAGAATTCTATGAAAACGGCGTTTATAACATGAAGGGTGAAGGTAAGACTTTCTCTTCTGAAGAGTTCTCTAAGTATCTGGAAAGCCTGGTTGCAGAATACCCTATCGTTTCTATCGAAGACGGTCTGGATGAGTCTGACTGGGACGGCTTCAAGTTCCAAACTGAGCTGATGGGCGACAAAATCCAGCTGGTTGGTGATGACTTGTTCGTTACCAATACTAAGATCCTGAAAGAAGGGATTGAGAAAGGTGTTGCTAACTCTATCCTGATCAAATTCAACCAGATTGGTTCTCTGACTGAAACACTGGCTGCAATCAAGATGGCAAAAGACGCGGGTTACACTGCAGTTATCTCTCACCGTAGTGGTGAAACTGAAGATGCAACAATTGCTGATCTGGCTGTTGGTACTGCTGCTGGTCAAATTAAGACGGGTTCAATGAGCCGTTCTGATCGTGTTGCAAAATATAACCAACTGATCCGTATCGAAGAAGCACTGGGTGAACGTGCGCCTTTCAACGGTCTGAAAGAAGTGAAAGGCCAAGCTTAA